In Spirosoma pollinicola, the genomic window ATTGGGGAATACCCTTATAGTTAGATTAATGTCGGTAAACACAGGGTGAATAAGTGCCTCAAAGCTCGCCGTACCACGAGTTTCGAAGCCGGGTAGCAACTCGACCGACTGCCCGGCCTGATACCGAACACGAGCCTGCTCTCCAATGCGATTGGTAGCCCGCAAATAGTTACCTGTCTCATGGTTTTCTACAACCCCGGCCGCTACAGGCTCAGTCAGCCATTGCTGATCGGCTATGGGTTGAGCCAGCGTGCGAAATGAAATCAGGCAAAGTAAGAGGCAGCAAAAACAGAAATAACTTCGCATTGAGAAGGAGTTAGGGGTGTACAGCATGAGGTGTTTCGAGTCGGCGAATCCGGGCCGTTTTCAGGCGATCCTGCCGACGCAATTGGGACACTTCTTTCTTGAGGTCGATTAGATACAGGGTCAACTCTTCAATTTTTTGCAGCAGGAGCGCGTCCGTACGACCCAGGTCATTGCCCTGCTGCACGATTTCCCTGGCACTGGGTACATTGGGCAAATGCCCCCGTTGCTGTATAAACCCGGCAACCCGTTCCAAAGACGGAAGTTGGTAGCCAGGCTCAAAAACCTTATCACTCCAGTCGGCGGTGCTGGCAACGGCGACTTTAACCCGTTCGGTCAGCAGTCCCTTCGCTACATACAGGCCATAGCCTGTAGGGGTTCGTGTGACGTTACCAATAACAACCCCGCCTACATTGGCATTGCGTAATAACTCACCCTCTGCCGTCCACTTGTCGGCCTGGTGGTTCATAGCGTCAGACGCGCCTAAACTCCCTAGCACGACATTGCCAGACGCGTCGACTGTTAGGAATTTAACGGCATTCAGCGCAACGGCGGGCTGATTGCTGGTCAGGTTTTCTAACCGCAGCCCCGACTGGCCGGTCGTGCCGCTGCTGAGGTATAATCGGGTAGTCGGGGCCGATGTGCCTATACCAACGTTGGCCAGGGGGCTGCCCAATACGATGGCGTTGGAAACAGCGACTTTGGCGTCGGTGCCAATGGCCACGCTGTTGGTTAGGTTGCGGGCACTGGCATCAGCATTACTGCCAAGGAAGATGTTACCGGTGCCGCCTGCGTTAGACAGTCCGGCTGCGCGGCCAAGCGCGACGTTATAATCTCCGTTTACGCCAGCACCAGCACCAGCGTCGGCACCGAGGTAGAGGTTGTGGCTACCGCTGAGCGTATACATACCCGCGTTCGTGCCCAGCATCAGGTTATGGCTACCTGTCGTAATACGTTGCCCAGCCTGTACACCAACCAGCGTGTTGAAGTTGCCGCTGGTTGCTTCGCCACCCGCTAAGTAGCCCAGGAAGGTATTGGCCGAGGTGGTCACATGAGAGCCAGCCTGATAACCGATGAGTGTATTCTGGCTAACCGACAGACTGTTGATAGATGTTTGACCTGCCTGAAAGCCCAGAATTAGGTTGGTGTTCGGTTGGGCACAGAGCCGGGTTTGGCTGAGGCTAATCAGTACTACGAAGAACAGTAATACAGTTTGTATACGCATGGCAGGGAACTGGGCTAAGGATATAACGGGAAGCCGTCATTATCATATTTGATAAGCAAAAGAAGTAAAAAAATAGGCTTATATATCTTTTTAATTATTTATAGATATTTATTTATCTAATTTTTATACTTTTTAGGTGATATAATCCACTAGATCTTCATGATTAACCGGTATTACCCCCGTCTATTGATAGCGCTGGTTACCCTAACTGGCTTATCGGCTCGTGCTCAAAGTGTAACCCATTTTCCGCAAGTGGTCGTTATTGGACCCAATGCGAACACAATTACCGTCCCGACGGCCGGCTCCAACTATAATTTGCTGGTTGAGGGCGGGATTTTAACCGAACACCTTCGGGTAGCCAACCGGACCGGCCAGTATTGGGCCGATTATGTGTTTGCGCCGGGCTATCGGCTTCTGTCGCTTTCGGAGGTGAAACGCTATATCACGCTGCATGGTCATTTACCCGATATGCCTTCGGCAGCAACAGTTAATACTGAAGGTATTGATGTGGTTCAGACCCAGCGGCTCCTGCTGCAGAAAATCGAAGAATTGACTCTGCACGCCATTCGCCAGGAGGCCGCCATTACCCGGCTACAGCGGCAACTACGGCACCGCGTCCGCTCGGCTCACCGTCAATAGCCCCTTTATCGCTCCTCCATTCCATTTATTATGAAACAGGTTTTTTACCTACTGGGTCTGCTATGGACAAGCACCACTTATAGTCTGTCACTGGCAGTACCCGCTACCCATGCGGTTTCGTTACCAGACACCCTGCCCAAGCCAGTTGTGCTGGCTACGGCTACCAATACCGTCAACGTTGATGGCCTGCTGCCAACGGTGACACCCAAATCGCCAACTGTAGCCGCTTTGGGGCGATATGGCGAACACCCCGTAAGTTTTTATACCAGACTGCCAACGATTGAGATTCCGCTCTGCGAGTTTACGGTAGGCGATCAAACGATTCCGATCAAGTTAACCTATCATGCTGCCGGGCTTCGGGTGGGTGAGCTACCCTCGTGGGTGGGTTTGGGCTGGAGCCTGCAAACAGGGGGGATGATTACCCGCAATGTGCTAAGCCGCCCCGACGAGCAGAATGGCTTATTGGGAAAGGCGGTTGATGACCCTAACAGCTTTTACAATTCAACTTGTGTAACAGTCGATACCGAGTTTCGAATTGCCCAACTGGCGGATAATAATGTGGACGGCCAGCGGGATGTATTTTCCTACCGTACGCCCTCGGGCAGTAATAGCTTTATGCTGCTGCCGGGTCAGCCGGGTTATGCCTTTTTACGGGCTGAGCGGACACAGATTCTGCCCGCTACGGGGCTGAGCTCCTTTACGATGGTGGCTACCGATGGCATCCGCTACCGGTTCAGTGACCGGGAAACCACAAACCCTAATGCAACGGGCAGCAACCCTGTTGCGGCCTACACCTCAGCCTGGCACCTCAGCGAGATCATAAGTGCTACCAACAACGACCGGGCCGTTTACACCTATTCCAGCCAGCAGAACCAGAGTTCGGCCTCCGACCCGCAGTTTACCTGGGTTATACAGGGGAATTTGTATGAAGCAGTAGCGGGTGGCTCTGGGGTTACAACTGGCATCACGTCCCGGACAACCCGAAATTCTCAATCAACGGTACAGGCCATTTTTCCAACTCAGATTGACTTTCCGGGGGGGCGTATACAGTTCGTAAGAATGCCCGGCGCGCGGGCAGACGGAACACTGGCCCTGGACTACGTGGATCTACTGGGCTACGATGTCACTTCGAGTACTTACAAGCTGGTCAAGCGATTCGATCTGGTATATGCCAATCAGAACGGGAGTGCGAACACCCTGGGTGGATTTCTTTCTAAAGTAAATTTACTGGCTAACGATGGTAATACGATCATTGGAAGTTACGGTTTGACCTATAACCAGACGGTTATCCCCGCGTCGGGAAGCCTGGCAAAAGACTTTTGGGGCTACTTCAATGGCCAGATCACGAATAACACACTTATCGCCAGTAAACCATTTACTTATTACCCATCCGCAAGCGTTCCCATTGCCGCAACGATACTCATTGGCGATGCGACCAGAACGGCGAACGAAACCCTGATGCAGGCCGGGATACTGACCGGTATTAGCTACCCAACGGGTGGGCTGACTCAGTTCGACTATCAGGCGCATCGATATTTGGACAACACAGTAACCCCAGCGATACAGGTGCTAGCGGGTGGTTTACGAGTCTGGCAGGTTCGATCCTATACTGGGCCCGGCAATTTGGCCACAACACGGCGGTATACCTATGGTGCTGGTGAAACAGGAAATGGCTCCTATCGGTCGTTAGCGAGAACTACTTATCAGAACAATATAGCCCTTGAATCTCGCCAGATAGGCTCTTTTCTTGACTTTAGTTATGTTTCGTATGTTTTTAGTTCAGCTTCTGTTTTTCCGTTAACTCCCGAAGAAGGTGCCCCCGTTACATATCCACAAGTGACAGAATACCGGGAGGATGGCGCGGGGGGTAACCTGGGCAAAACGATCTATACGTTTCGGGATGCGGCTTCGGATGCCGGGCTTCAACTTGGCAATGGGCGTAGCTTTTACACCAGCAAAAGCTGGGACCGGGGGCAACCCCTAACGACTACGGTACAGGACGTGGCCGGTAACCTTAGAAGTCGAATAACCAATGGGTACGCTGGTCTGGCCAGCGGCACCAGTACTCAAATGGCTGGATTACTGGTGGTGCGTACCCTTCAGCAACTAAATGTGACGGGGGGCATAGGTAACTGCCTGGCGCCCAGCAACCAGTATCGTTACATGACCTATCCGTATCAGTATGGCCTGACGGTGCCCACCAGCGCCATCAACGTGCAGTACGATGACGACAATTCGGGTAGGTTTACCCAAAGCACCGAGCAGACCGATTATGACCCTACGCTGTATCAACCCCGCGAACGCCGGACGCTGGCCGAGGGGGGTATTGTACTGGGAACCGAATACTACTACCCTCAGGATTATAAAACCATTGCCACCTCGGTCACTACAACAGAACTGCTGGGAATGCGGACTCTGCAGGATCGAAATAGCTACAAACCTATTGAAACGGTCCATTTTCGGCGCGAAACCCTAACGGCAGCCAAAGATTATAAAACGGGGCAACTGATGACCTACGCCCCCTTTACCCTCAATAGTCAGCCAACGGCTCTGCTCAAACAAATCTATGTAATGGAATCGGTGCCGGGAACATTCACCAATGCCCCTTATGTCTCCTCCCCCTCCCGTTATACGGCTGCGGGCGGAGGAAACTCGTTTCCCTACACCCAAAAGTCCACTATTCGACTCCTGATGGACACTTACTCCGCCACGGGCTACCTGACCCGCTATACCCTGGTTGGTGGTGCCAGCACCTCCTTTCTCTATAATACCTATACCCCCACCGGTGGGGTGCCCTTTTCGGTGGTGAGCAGCCAGACCACCAACGATGCCCTGCCCACGACCCAGACAACCACCTACACCTACCGGCAACCTCTGCTGGGACCCGCCAGCCTGACCGACCCCAGGGGCGTTACTACCAGCTACCAGTATGATACATTCGGCAGGTTGCTGACAATCAAAGACAAGGATGGCTACATCCTTAAAAACTATTCCTACCACTACCCCACCGGCCAATAATGTCGCAACCGCTATCCGTATTCCATAGGCCACAGGCCAACAGGCTCCGCTACTATTACGCTGCACTGGCCCTGCTCCTGGGCGGGCTGCTAGCCCCCAATGCCCAGGCGCAACTAACACCCACAGCGACCTACCCCTATGTGCTGGAGCAAACGCCCCGCACGCCACAAACGGCCGTAAGCCGCACATCCCCCTATACCGATGTGCCAGCTACCATTCAGTACACCGATGGCCTGGGTCGTCCCCGTCAAACCATTCAGGTGCTGGGCGCGGGCAATGCCGGGCTTGATGTGGCCACGTCCTTTATCGAGTATGACTCCTTTGGCCGACCTATGCAGGCCTATAAACCTATGCCCGGCCTCAACCAGGGCGGCAGTGTCTGGGGGCCTACCAGTATGACCCTTACGGGTCAGCAACGGGTTTTTACAAAGACACCCATCCGTTTGATCAGACCTATTACGACAACTCGCCACTGGATCGACCCAGTAAAGTGATTGGGGCAGGGGTAGCCTGGCGATTGGGCGACAATGCAGTAAAAACCAGCTACGGGGTGGCCGTGGCCAATTCGGTGATCCGCTTCAAGGCCGACCTGGTAGCCAATAAACTCTACGCTCACCCGGCTTCGGGCAGCGGCTCGGTGGAGTACTACCGGGCCAACGACATTGCCCGGCGGGTACTGACCGATGAACAGTATAATGTCAGCGTCGAGTACACCGACCTGCAGGGGCGGCTTATCCGGCGCGATGTGCTGACGGGTGCCCCTCTAAACCAGACCCTCACCACCGCCTACGTCTATGACAGCTATGAGCGACTGGCCGCCGTGATTCCGCCCAAGCTCTATGACTATTTACTGAGCAATAACCTGACAACGGATTTTCTGCTCTTTACCGATGCGGGCTTTACCCTGCCCAACCCGGTGTTTAAAGAGAACGGCTACGCCTACCAGTACGACGCCAGGGGGCGGCTTATCCGCAAGCATGTGGCTTCGGCAGGCTGGACCTACCTGGTCTACGACAAACAGGACCGGCTGGTGATGAGCCAGGACGAGCAGGACCGACCCTAGGGTAACCCCCAGAACAGCACCTTCTGGCGCTATACCAACTACGACAGCCAGCACCGCGTGCTCAGCACGGGACGCACCCTACTGGCCACCGATGCGGCTACCCTGCAAACGGCCTTCGACGCCCTGACGGCCAATACCTATCCGGCACTGGTGCCCAACAATGCCGCCGATGTGCTCACCCAGAACGTCTACGACACTTATACGGGCAATCCCCTGCCTTACCTCACCACCAATCCCGTGCCCCTGGCTACGCCCTTTCCCTCGGCCACGGCCCCCAATGCCAAAGGCCTGCTGACCTACAGCTATCGGCGCGATTTGTTACCCACCGCCAGCACCTATGCTTCGGCCTACTGGTATGACGACAAAGGCCGTATTGTGCAGAGCCGCAGCCAGAACCACCTGGGCGGCACCGACCGGACCGATAACCAGTTCCGCTTCAACGGCGAGCTGCTCAAAACGGTGCTCACCCACAGCCTGGGCAGCGGGGTGCCCCTCTCGCCCATTACCAAAAGCTTTACCTACGACCACTGGGGGCGGCCCCGCTCCATTACCCACACGCTGGGCACCAACAGTCCGGTGGTGCTGGCCTCCTATGCCTACGACGGCATTGGGCGACTGATTCAGAAACAGTTGCAGCCCCCCTCCACCGGGGGCGGTGCCCGGCTGGGGGCTACCAGCCTGAGCATTAGCCGGGTGGGGAGTCTGACCCCCGCCTTATCGGCCCTGCCGGTGCAGGATGTGGCCCCGGCCTTTATTGACCTGAAACCGGGGGCGGCCTACCTCGACCTAAGCTCACCCAGCCAAACCGTGAGTGGCTACGAAGCCCGGCTGGCGGCCACCGCCGGGGCTTTGCAGGTGCTGGATTACAGCTACACAGTGCGGGGCTGGCTTCGGGGCATCAATGCCGCCGACACCATCAACCCGTATGCCAATGGTCGGGGCGATGTGTTTTACCTGGCCCTGGACTACAACCAGATCAACGGCACCTTCAATCGCTATGATGGCAGCATTGGCCGCATGCGCTGGGGAGCCAACCGGGACTACTTCTTCGGGCGGGTTTATGCCTACGGCTACGACGGAGCCGGGCGGCTGAGTGGCACCGAGTACACGGGCAACACCGGCGAGGACTACAAAGTGAGTAACCTCACCTATGACCGGAACGGCAACCTGCTCACCCTCAAACGGGGCGCCAGCGGGGGCATCGACCAGTTGAGTTACAGCTACAACTCAGGCAACAGCCTGTTGAGCGTAACCGATGCGAGTGCCAACACAGCGGGTTTCTCGGATGGCAACAAAACCGGCAACGACTACGCCTACTGGCCCGATGGCAGCCTGAAGAGTGACCTCAACCGGGGCATCAGCCAGATTCAGTACAACCTCCTGAAGCTGCCCAGCCAGATCAGCTTCAGCAGTGGCAAGGTGGTCAGTATTCGGTATGATGCGCTGGGCACCAAGCTCAGCCTGAGCAGCACCGTGGGCGGAGCCACCACCCTGCGGGACTACGTAGCGGGTGTGTACCAGTACCTGACCCCAGCGGGGGGCAGCCGGGCGTTGGCTGAGGTGGCCCACGAGGAGGGGCGCTACACCCCGGCCAGTGGCTACGAGTATTTTCTCAAGGATCACCTGGGCAACACGCGGGTGGTGCTGGGCCAGAGTGGGGTCACCCAATGGTCGGATTATGATCCCTGGGGTTGGGAGTTACCGGCCCTGAGCAGTGGCACCAGCACCAACCGGCTCAAGTTCAATGGGCAGGAGAGTCTGCCTGAGATTGGGGTGGGCATACAGGACTTTGGGGCCCGTTTGTATGATGCCACCATTGGCCGTTGGGGCGTAGTAGACCCGCTAGCGGAGATCAGCCGACGGTGGAGTCCGTTCGTATTTAGCTATGACAACCCCATGCGGTTCGTGGACCCCGATGGCATGGAGGCCACGGACACTAAGACAAGCATGGAGTATACCTATTCGGATGGCTATTCGACCCAGAGTTCTCGGAATTCATCGGCATCCATTGGTTATAGCGGACTAGGGGCGTTTATCGAGCGTGGAGGTGGTAGCAACAATAACGGACAAACTCAGAGCGATGATGGGCCAGGCAAGAATATACAGACAGACGCGCCCAATCAAGCTGCGGCTTCGGTTGCGGGAGGAGCCGTCAGCCTAGGCCGAGCGGCAGGTACATCTATACTGGGTCGAATATTAACAGGTGTTGGCCGTTTTTTCGCTTCAGGAGCAGGTTTGGTAGCTACTTTGCCGATTACTTTAGTAGGAGATGTCACAAGCCCTAATGACGAGGAGAAGCCAGTAATTTTATATCGAGGAGTGCATGTGGGGCATCCAGACTATGCTAATGCGTTAAAGGGCAAAGCAGTTCCTTATGGAATTAATGGAGGCCACCAGAGTCCAGAGCAACACTCTGGTGGTAATAACAAGAGTATATTTACATCATGGAGTTTAACAAAGTTTGAAGCCCTAAAAAATGCTACCAGTGCTGGTTCTGGAGGTGTAGTTTTAGAAAGGAAATTTTATATTACCAAAGAAGGGGTAATACCTCAATCGGGAGCATGGTTTGATGATGAACTGGAATATCTTGTACTCGGTATTGTTACAGGTGCCAAAGTACAAGTTTTACACTAATTATGTATGGAATTACTGGAACCAGAAAGTGGATCGTTAACAAACGAAGAGAAAGATTTATTAGTCGATTTATTAAAAACAAATGGAATCGTGTCTCCATCGTTATATCAGACTGAGGTAGAATACTATTCAGCCTCATTACGCCACGTTTTTGGAATTTATAAACGAAGACTAACGAACATTTCTCGTGAAGGACGGACAAAGATTGAGCTTGAAACAGTTGTAAAAAATCTTTCAAAGTTTAGTGAAGAGAATATTAAAGTCATATTCTTGCCTTCAGGTATAGGGAATAAACCTGATTTAGTATTTTGTGATATCAACATCAGCTATTTTTTCGGAATAATCCACTCAAAAAAAAATCTCTCAAACTAGCCGGGCGGCTGAGCGGCACCGAGTACACAGGCAACACCGGCGAGGACTACAAAGTCAGCAACCTCACCTACGACAAAAACGGCAACCTGCTCACCCTCAAACGGGGCGCCAGCGGGGGCATCGACCAGTTGAGTTACAGCTACAACTCAGGCAACAGCCTGTTGAGCGTAACCGATGCGAGTGCCAACACAGCGGGTTTCTCGGATGGCAACAAAACCGGCAACGACTACGCCTACTGGCCCGATGGCAGTTTGAGGAGCGACCTCAACCGGGGCATCAGCCAGATTCAGTACAACCTCTTGAAGCTGCCCAGCCAGATCAGCTTCAGCAGTGGCAAGGTGGTCAGTATCCGCTACGATGCGCTGGGCACCAAGCTCAGCCTGAGCAGCACCGTGGGCGGAGCCACCACCCAGCGGGACTATGTGGCGGGTGTGTACCAGTACCTGACCCCAGCGGGGGGCAGCCGGGCGTTGGCTGAGGTGGCCCACGAGGAGGGGCGCTACACCCCGGCGGGTGGCTACGAGTATTTTCTCAAGGATCACCTGGGCAACACGCGGGTGGTGCTGGGCCAGAGTGGGGTCACCCAATGGAATGATTATGATCCCTGGGGCTGGGAGCTACCCGCCCTCAGCAGTGGTACCAGCACCAACCGGCTCAAGTTCAATGGGCAGGAGAGCCTGCCCGAGATTGGGGTGGGCATGCAGGACTTTGGGGCTCGTTTGTACGATGCGACCATTGGCCGTTGGGGCGTAGTAGACCCGTTGGCGGAGGGCAGTCGGCGGTGGAGTCCGTATGTGTTTGGCTATGACAACCCGCTTCGGTTTGTGGACCCTGATGGCATGGAAGCTCAGGACGTGTCGATTTGTCCCACTTGCCCCAAAGGGGCCGAATACGATAAGTATAGGGAAACCCGGCAAGGCCAATCCCATAACGTAAAAATAACAAGCTTACTGAATATCAGCAATTTATTCATTACAGTACTTGCCGTTGTTACTTTTCAGTTATTGAACTGCTAACCTTCTTTTTAATAACATAAGCGGGTAAACCACTGTGAGCCATGAACAACTTACCGAGATATTCGCCCAACACACCTAAAAAAAGTAGTTGGAGGCCAAGCCCTGTCAGGATAGCCCAGACAACAATTCCCCAGCCTTTTATAACAACAATATGGCTTAACCAGCCCACCAACAAGAGTACACCGCTCAGGATACCGACACTCAGCAAAGCGGCCCCCAAAAGGGTAAACACGCGAATTGGCCAAAGTGAGTACCCAATAAATACGTTTAGAAATAAAGAAACGAGCTTTCGTAAGGTATAACTGGAGCGACCTTCAGCACGGGCATTATGTGGTACCTCAACACTACCCACGTTGCGGGTCACCCGAAAAATAAGCCCGTCTATATACGGATAAGGCCCATGATTCCGAACAATTTCATCCACTACCTCGCGCCGAATCAGTTTGAAACTTGACAGATATAGATCTCTTGGTTTATCAATTGAGTAAGTTGTGAGTGTATTAACGATCCAACTGCCCAGATTCCGGAACCAGTGGTGCTGCTTTTGCGCATATCGGCTGTAGACAACATCATAGTTTCCCATTTCAGCTGTTTCTACA contains:
- a CDS encoding T9SS type A sorting domain-containing protein; translation: MRSYFCFCCLLLCLISFRTLAQPIADQQWLTEPVAAGVVENHETGNYLRATNRIGEQARVRYQAGQSVELLPGFETRGTASFEALIHPVFTDINLTIRVFPNPFIEQATVACQMTVAGTVNWTLFSVDGHLVQRERRLQVQEPGLHQWTLDGGNLPTGVYLLNLKIGSTTRILRLVKQ
- a CDS encoding RHS repeat domain-containing protein, with the protein product MKQVFYLLGLLWTSTTYSLSLAVPATHAVSLPDTLPKPVVLATATNTVNVDGLLPTVTPKSPTVAALGRYGEHPVSFYTRLPTIEIPLCEFTVGDQTIPIKLTYHAAGLRVGELPSWVGLGWSLQTGGMITRNVLSRPDEQNGLLGKAVDDPNSFYNSTCVTVDTEFRIAQLADNNVDGQRDVFSYRTPSGSNSFMLLPGQPGYAFLRAERTQILPATGLSSFTMVATDGIRYRFSDRETTNPNATGSNPVAAYTSAWHLSEIISATNNDRAVYTYSSQQNQSSASDPQFTWVIQGNLYEAVAGGSGVTTGITSRTTRNSQSTVQAIFPTQIDFPGGRIQFVRMPGARADGTLALDYVDLLGYDVTSSTYKLVKRFDLVYANQNGSANTLGGFLSKVNLLANDGNTIIGSYGLTYNQTVIPASGSLAKDFWGYFNGQITNNTLIASKPFTYYPSASVPIAATILIGDATRTANETLMQAGILTGISYPTGGLTQFDYQAHRYLDNTVTPAIQVLAGGLRVWQVRSYTGPGNLATTRRYTYGAGETGNGSYRSLARTTYQNNIALESRQIGSFLDFSYVSYVFSSASVFPLTPEEGAPVTYPQVTEYREDGAGGNLGKTIYTFRDAASDAGLQLGNGRSFYTSKSWDRGQPLTTTVQDVAGNLRSRITNGYAGLASGTSTQMAGLLVVRTLQQLNVTGGIGNCLAPSNQYRYMTYPYQYGLTVPTSAINVQYDDDNSGRFTQSTEQTDYDPTLYQPRERRTLAEGGIVLGTEYYYPQDYKTIATSVTTTELLGMRTLQDRNSYKPIETVHFRRETLTAAKDYKTGQLMTYAPFTLNSQPTALLKQIYVMESVPGTFTNAPYVSSPSRYTAAGGGNSFPYTQKSTIRLLMDTYSATGYLTRYTLVGGASTSFLYNTYTPTGGVPFSVVSSQTTNDALPTTQTTTYTYRQPLLGPASLTDPRGVTTSYQYDTFGRLLTIKDKDGYILKNYSYHYPTGQ
- a CDS encoding RHS repeat domain-containing protein is translated as MLSTGRTLLATDAATLQTAFDALTANTYPALVPNNAADVLTQNVYDTYTGNPLPYLTTNPVPLATPFPSATAPNAKGLLTYSYRRDLLPTASTYASAYWYDDKGRIVQSRSQNHLGGTDRTDNQFRFNGELLKTVLTHSLGSGVPLSPITKSFTYDHWGRPRSITHTLGTNSPVVLASYAYDGIGRLIQKQLQPPSTGGGARLGATSLSISRVGSLTPALSALPVQDVAPAFIDLKPGAAYLDLSSPSQTVSGYEARLAATAGALQVLDYSYTVRGWLRGINAADTINPYANGRGDVFYLALDYNQINGTFNRYDGSIGRMRWGANRDYFFGRVYAYGYDGAGRLSGTEYTGNTGEDYKVSNLTYDRNGNLLTLKRGASGGIDQLSYSYNSGNSLLSVTDASANTAGFSDGNKTGNDYAYWPDGSLKSDLNRGISQIQYNLLKLPSQISFSSGKVVSIRYDALGTKLSLSSTVGGATTLRDYVAGVYQYLTPAGGSRALAEVAHEEGRYTPASGYEYFLKDHLGNTRVVLGQSGVTQWSDYDPWGWELPALSSGTSTNRLKFNGQESLPEIGVGIQDFGARLYDATIGRWGVVDPLAEISRRWSPFVFSYDNPMRFVDPDGMEATDTKTSMEYTYSDGYSTQSSRNSSASIGYSGLGAFIERGGGSNNNGQTQSDDGPGKNIQTDAPNQAAASVAGGAVSLGRAAGTSILGRILTGVGRFFASGAGLVATLPITLVGDVTSPNDEEKPVILYRGVHVGHPDYANALKGKAVPYGINGGHQSPEQHSGGNNKSIFTSWSLTKFEALKNATSAGSGGVVLERKFYITKEGVIPQSGAWFDDELEYLVLGIVTGAKVQVLH
- a CDS encoding RHS repeat domain-containing protein encodes the protein MSYSYNSGNSLLSVTDASANTAGFSDGNKTGNDYAYWPDGSLRSDLNRGISQIQYNLLKLPSQISFSSGKVVSIRYDALGTKLSLSSTVGGATTQRDYVAGVYQYLTPAGGSRALAEVAHEEGRYTPAGGYEYFLKDHLGNTRVVLGQSGVTQWNDYDPWGWELPALSSGTSTNRLKFNGQESLPEIGVGMQDFGARLYDATIGRWGVVDPLAEGSRRWSPYVFGYDNPLRFVDPDGMEAQDVSICPTCPKGAEYDKYRETRQGQSHNVKITSLLNISNLFITVLAVVTFQLLNC
- a CDS encoding glycosyltransferase family 2 protein, which codes for MQLSIVIPVYNSERTILPLTERLQACLAGLLFEIILVNDGSNDRSEMVCQQLEERYDNVQFISLRRNFGEFNAVLCGLNHAHGDYAVMIDDDFQNPPEAILTLVETAEMGNYDVVYSRYAQKQHHWFRNLGSWIVNTLTTYSIDKPRDLYLSSFKLIRREVVDEIVRNHGPYPYIDGLIFRVTRNVGSVEVPHNARAEGRSSYTLRKLVSLFLNVFIGYSLWPIRVFTLLGAALLSVGILSGVLLLVGWLSHIVVIKGWGIVVWAILTGLGLQLLFLGVLGEYLGKLFMAHSGLPAYVIKKKVSSSITEK